A genomic segment from Spinacia oleracea cultivar Varoflay chromosome 3, BTI_SOV_V1, whole genome shotgun sequence encodes:
- the LOC110798324 gene encoding uncharacterized protein yields MENLTSKDGYFDTDLEMGGACNNLDLSGGEAIENNEGIKFEERVSPSITMSCGGDDGESVKLMVVDERKEGVMEKKIVKERPKGMSAKKPPKPPRPPRGLSLDSADQKLIRELHELAKLKRARVERMKAMKKAKEARVASSKNQLFATLLTVLFCLVVLLQGISSRTSSSASFQGSPISSGVTDRSIISVQQNPISSASYVNGPGSESPRLVEQSSGVDRAEQASRAVG; encoded by the exons ATGGAGAATCTTACTTCAAAAGATGGGTATTTTGATACTGATCTTGAAATGGGGGGAGCTTGTAATAATCTAGATTTAAGTGGGGGTGAAGCAATTGAGAACAATGAAGGGATTAAATTTGAAGAAAGGGTTTCACCTTCGATTACTATGAGTTGTGGGGGTGATGATGGTGAGAGTGTGAAGTTGATGGTAGTGGATGAAAGGAAGGAAGGTGTAATGGAGAAGAAGATAGTTAAGGAGAGGCCGAAGGGGATGAGTGCTAAGAAACCACCGAAACCCCCACGACCGCCTAGAGGTTTGTCATTGGATTCAGCTGATCAGAAGCTGATTAGGGAACTTCATGAGCTTGCTAAGCTTAAGCGTGCTCGAGTTGAGCGGATGAAAGCGATGAAGAAGGCCAAAGAAGCAAGGGTTGCTTCATCGAAAAACCAGTTATTTGCTACTCTGCTCACTGTCTTGTTCTGCCTAGTTGTGCTTTTACAAG GAATTTCTTCGAGAACTAGTTCATCTGCAAGCTTCCAGGGATCTCCTATTTCGTCTGGAGTTACAGACCGCAGCATTATTTCTGTTCAGCAGAACCCAATTTCATCAGCAAGCTATGTTAACGGACCTGGTTCTGAATCCCCCAG ATTAGTGGAGCAGTCTTCTGGCGTTGATAGAGCAGAACAGGCGAGTAGAGCAGTGGGATGA